The genomic segment CCCACCTACTACTCAAATCATACAATTGTTCTAAAATACTCAAGTAATTGTGTCTATTTGTAAACCTAAACCATGTTTAGTTTGTTGTTGTCTTGGGGGTAGAGCACTTTTAGAAAACCCGCTATCTAGCCCATATCTTAAAAACAAAGTACTTATACAGagtagaacatttaaaaaaaaattataaccattTATATAGAGTTTTACTAACTTTCAATACATTAAAACGCAAGTGTGAAagaaaaaacattgtttttatatttttttactatatttttaatttgttaaataaatatcttttacaataaatgattaaaaaaaaaaaaaaaaaacgtttaaaatttacaaCTGATTTATGGGATcaatgtaacattttaattgtatacaatattatatttaagtagaatattaaaatcaactatgataattcaaaatgatgaatgtaaaaatatcactttgtttttgtaaatgttaattattctGAAGTGTATTTTCATCGTTACATTACActcatcttttttttaattaaaatacactttAGTATACATAagttctaataattaaaaataataaatttactattaaatacaaatatatcttatatgttttgtattgtatatataacaagtatgtctaaattatataaaaattgcgTTAGAaagaacataaaattaaattataaagtcaaaataattcacaatggtattattaaaaaatacaactaatTTACTTTTGAAGTTTCCCTCTTTGGACATGCTTTAAattaacttgaaaatattttaatatacagaagtacataacatatataatgaaataaaacttgattttctaaaataaataaatgtaccaaataaatatactctataaaatattcataatataaattaaattaactcttatcaaataaaaataaaaattagtactcaGAGTTGGGTAGatgtgattataatgttataactattaattatagaatttgTCTTActcaattaatataggtataatgaatttttaaatcttgatttatataaaaagaaataagaGCATATTATTTGACAACAAAATCAAGATTCACTTGGGCCAGTTAATATTCATCATTCATTTAACATGCACAATTCAAAATccgatgaaaataaaaatagatctCATATGTTAGATTTTTCAGTATTCAAATTATGGTAGTTCCAATGCTTAATAAATGCTTATTTTAAcagaaacataaataataattatttttatatagtttataaattatcatggctacaataaatatatttgactagataaattatgatcatgactttatttcattaaaaaaaacactctaAAACCATAtcttagttgaaaaatattatttttaaaaattattgcctGCCCAACTCTGGTGATACTTTGTTGACTGACTAATTCGAGTTGACTAATTAATTTGACTAATGGTgactttttttatgataaaacactgttattttcagtatttacaCCACCATTCCCTGTGCTATTATGTTGAACTTGTTGATGATGATTTTGTACACTTCCACCACTAGATGATACGGGTGTTAATCCTGTTCCACCGTCCATGAGCGAATCAAAATTCAATACTACTACACCCGTAGAGCCATTTccagatatttttttactattaccaAAATTACCATTGTTAAGTTGCAATAGTGTAGTGGGTCGTCTTCTATGAGGCTGTTGCATTACAGTAGTAGGAATAATATTTATGGAATCCTTGGAATCAATATCGGTTTGTATTATAGAATTATCTTCatgctttattataatatcatcaacattattactatcattatcaTTGATCACTGCGTTTGTACTAATGTTTTGTTGTAAAGGACTTCCCTTAATTGATGATAGATGATTACTTAATATGATAGGTTTTGTTTCAGAAATTTCATTTGAATCTAATATTGTAGTGGCATGATTTACAGTAGCAACGGAATTTGATAACTGCACATTGTTCATATTTACAGCACATTTATGTTGAGCTAACATCTGTTGTAGATCTGTTTTTTGTTGACGAAGGCCTTGGATTTCCACTTGTAACCTCAACCTCTTATCTTCTAACTGCCCAGTTtcctaaacaaatatataatatgacaaagtTAATAAagagtatataatacaatattccaacaattttatacaaatagaaATATTCTAAATATGTGAACATTTACagaataattactattaaaatgtattcttgtATCTTAATAGCTATAAGACATCacaaacctatatatttttcttgttttttttttttttttattgagcttaagcccggcaacttaggccattagatatttttgttttgtttgtaggttttttgttggtagggggaggaacacgtgtgtgtttgtttttggcagaatttttgatttgggcacccataggtatctgccatgcctgggggggggggggatggcAGCACTTAATCTccgacaccgtgacttgcctgAAGAAAAATCCCACCCATGGCCGAGGTATCAAACCGGAGTCGGTGTtcgacgccttagtccactcggccaTTCTgtccccaatttttttttgtttataaatatttatattaatatatttaaacaattttaaatttagaaggaattttgattatatttccaatttattgcttttaaaaaaaaaaaaatggaaaattgaaaattaactaAACTAATTCATAATGATTTACTGTTAACATAAACCTTTAGGTTAACCCATACTGCTGccatatttatttaagataaaaataaataagtgatgtcctattataaacttaatattttgcaGTATACCTCTAAAAGTTCATTGGTATGGTCCATCCTGCGTTTACGACAACGAGCTGCTGCCAGCTTGTTACGTTCTCTTCGGACCTGTCTACGTTGTTCTTCTTCAGCTGACatctaaaaatattgagaataaataaataatcctaTGTACACTAAGTGTAAATGAAGCTatggaatatttattaaaatattagtttaaaaaaataccggGTATTGtaaataaccaaataatataagctacataattttaaaaattatataaaggaGATTTCAACTTACCATTTTGTTGTCTTTATTATTAGTTCGACGACTACCACCTGAACTATTcttcaattcatttttatttccattttttgaacttgatttgttatttttattattttgtttgcgtGTCATTTTACTAGAAGTTGTATCGCTACTGTCTGTTCCATCATCAGCTGCAGAATCATAATCATCATCGCCATCTTCATCATCAGTAAATTGTCGTTTTGTTATACTTCGTGCTCTATTTTGAGGTCTTTGGGTAACTACTACTCCTTGCCAGTGTGAAGATGATGCTGAAGTAGATGAACCTTTTGCACTAAATATAGAGCTTGAACCAGAACTGGTGTTGTTGTTTAATAAGATTGTTgaacctatgtaaaaaaaaatgtattagttaactaataaatttaatatttaataagtataaatataacatatatacctGATGATTGTTGAGCAATGGGGTTAGTGGAATTGATTTGCAATACTAGTGGTGGCACAAAACCAGCCTGCCTTGATGCAGCCGTTgaaaaagaattattataatcattacgcTGCTGTTGGTTTAAAGTGTTTTGATTTACATTTTGGtggttttgtaaattattgagactaatttgttgattatttatGCTTTGAAGACTTATTGTTTGATTGCTTAGATTATGTATATTAACACGTTCTTGTAAATCGGTACGATCAGAAGCCCCTAAAGTTGATGTGCTCATGGTAGAACATGAAGACGACACAAGATGATGCAGGTCAGAAGCTGCAGCTGCAAAATTTTCAGATGGACCAGGTGACAAATTAGCTATATCGGCAGCTATGGTACGAAGTGTGGTTGGTGTTAAAGTTGGTGTTGTACGTGTAGGTATTCCACCACAATTGAGACCATCCaactagaaacaaaaaaaaaatatttttaactataaaaataatacaaattaaattacatgtGTTTGTTATATACTAACTACTAATTATtggtatttacaaattatttgtattatacataacttaAATAAgatcattaaatttgaatacaaacatttcaaaaacacAATACTTTAACAAAATCAGGATAAGCAatgttttaacaacattttgtacaataatcCTTTATCCAATTAAAACTTTCAAggcgaaaaattaaaaattcatagaacaaaatttaatttattacaaattatttatttcctttaaaaaatataatctaggtacctacttaatacagaatattaatttaaatttattgttaaacttattagtacctataatatatttatatatttatatatttatatattatattataagtaattcaaattttattattatcaaacactCAATAATTTAAGATCTCAAGTTCAgaagttttaagtttattatatttattgtttatgtaagaggataatatgacaatataatattgttgagtagtttttacaattttagattttatattattgcggttttttttttattaaattattctttaaaCTTACCATCTTCAAAATTTGAAGATTAATTTAGAGTATcgatacttaaatttttttaaaaatgaaaaaattgattatttccaTGATAAATAGATATCGTGGAGTACCCACTGGTTCTGATAAGATTAAAATTGCGCATTTCTATCGTGCTgcaattaaaatgaattaggtacttaataatgtgtattttccCCTATTATACACATCAGCCATTCAACCAGAATAAATAATTCAGATAGGCTGAAAAGTTAATGATACCGAGTGTCCAGTCATTTTTTGCTTTTacaactatattaataaaatgtacagattAGTTTTTTAACTGCGTGGTATTTTGATAAAGacaaatttcacatttttttttttttaattccttaaagTTTAGTATCTATATCTGTTAACtaacaattaatagtaaaatatctaCCTAT from the Acyrthosiphon pisum isolate AL4f chromosome X, pea_aphid_22Mar2018_4r6ur, whole genome shotgun sequence genome contains:
- the LOC100164827 gene encoding transcription factor kayak isoform X2; this translates as MFSNRQQQNSSNLLHQNISSSGPIVLPPPPPAIAIPTMVSSNSSAVTSVATTILALDGLNCGGIPTRTTPTLTPTTLRTIAADIANLSPGPSENFAAAASDLHHLVSSSCSTMSTSTLGASDRTDLQERVNIHNLSNQTISLQSINNQQISLNNLQNHQNVNQNTLNQQQRNDYNNSFSTAASRQAGFVPPLVLQINSTNPIAQQSSGSTILLNNNTSSGSSSIFSAKGSSTSASSSHWQGVVVTQRPQNRARSITKRQFTDDEDGDDDYDSAADDGTDSSDTTSSKMTRKQNNKNNKSSSKNGNKNELKNSSGGSRRTNNKDNKMMSAEEEQRRQVRRERNKLAAARCRKRRMDHTNELLEETGQLEDKRLRLQVEIQGLRQQKTDLQQMLAQHKCAVNMNNVQLSNSVATVNHATTILDSNEISETKPIILSNHLSSIKGSPLQQNISTNAVINDNDSNNVDDIIIKHEDNSIIQTDIDSKDSINIIPTTVMQQPHRRRPTTLLQLNNGNFGNSKKISGNGSTGVVVLNFDSLMDGGTGLTPVSSSGGSVQNHHQQVQHNSTGNGGVNTENNSVLS
- the LOC100164827 gene encoding transcription factor kayak isoform X1 produces the protein MLQSAQMVPSSDIYNDLSESVCRDCLDPVGACTCSWQIMQLDASYSIYTTLNDDMTKRPTSTTSSFLGDTHKLDGLNCGGIPTRTTPTLTPTTLRTIAADIANLSPGPSENFAAAASDLHHLVSSSCSTMSTSTLGASDRTDLQERVNIHNLSNQTISLQSINNQQISLNNLQNHQNVNQNTLNQQQRNDYNNSFSTAASRQAGFVPPLVLQINSTNPIAQQSSGSTILLNNNTSSGSSSIFSAKGSSTSASSSHWQGVVVTQRPQNRARSITKRQFTDDEDGDDDYDSAADDGTDSSDTTSSKMTRKQNNKNNKSSSKNGNKNELKNSSGGSRRTNNKDNKMMSAEEEQRRQVRRERNKLAAARCRKRRMDHTNELLEETGQLEDKRLRLQVEIQGLRQQKTDLQQMLAQHKCAVNMNNVQLSNSVATVNHATTILDSNEISETKPIILSNHLSSIKGSPLQQNISTNAVINDNDSNNVDDIIIKHEDNSIIQTDIDSKDSINIIPTTVMQQPHRRRPTTLLQLNNGNFGNSKKISGNGSTGVVVLNFDSLMDGGTGLTPVSSSGGSVQNHHQQVQHNSTGNGGVNTENNSVLS